In Monodelphis domestica isolate mMonDom1 chromosome 4, mMonDom1.pri, whole genome shotgun sequence, one DNA window encodes the following:
- the GJA4 gene encoding gap junction alpha-4 protein translates to MGDWGFLEKLLDQVQEHSTVIGKIWLTVLFIFRILILGLAGESVWGDEQSDFECNTAQPGCTNVCYDQAFPISHIRYWVLQFLFVSTPTLVYLGHVIYLSRREEKLRQKESELRALQAKDPRVEQALATVERQMAKISVAEDGHLRIRGALMGTYVASVVCKSLLEAGFLYGQWRLYGWMMEPVYVCRRFPCPHLVDCFVSRPTEKTIFIIFMLVVGMISLVLNLLELAHLGFRCMGHKLRARQTRARPGPYSAALGDGAGMGSSGDPYSDRMFFYLPMNETPTSPPCPSYNKLSSEQNWANLNTEESLATQKQGMLPGPGPLLTHPEGPYLAQPPQNGDNALSRPSSSASKKQYV, encoded by the coding sequence ATGGGTGACTGGGGCTTCCTAGAGAAACTGCTAGACCAAGTCCAGGAGCACTCCACAGTGATAGGCAAGATCTGGCTGACCGTACTGTTCATCTTCCGGATCCTCATCCTGGGGCTGGCGGGTGAGTCTGTCTGGGGAGACGAGCAATCAGACTTCGAATGTAACACGGCCCAGCCGGGCTGCACCAACGTGTGCTATGACCAGGCCTTCCCCATCTCCCACATTCGCTACTGGGTCCTGCAGTTCCTCTTTGTCAGCACGCCCACCCTGGTCTACCTGGGCCACGTCATCTACCTGTCCCGCCGAGAAGAGAAGCTGCGGCAGAAGGAGAGCGAGCTGCGGGCGCTTCAAGCCAAGGACCCACGAGTGGAGCAGGCGCTGGCCACGGTGGAGCGGCAGATGGCAAAGATCTCTGTGGCCGAGGATGGGCATCTTCGCATCAGGGGAGCCCTGATGGGCACCTACGTGGCCAGCGTGGTCTGTAAGAGCCTGCTGGAGGCTGGCTTCCTCTATGGACAGTGGCGCCTGTACGGCTGGATGATGGAGCCCGTGTACGTGTGCCGACGCTTCCCCTGCCCACACCTGGTGGACTGCTTTGTGTCCCGCCCCACAGAAAAGACCATCTTCATCATCTTCATGCTGGTCGTGGGGATGATTTCCCTAGTACTCAACCTCCTGGAGCTGGCACATCTTGGCTTTCGGTGTATGGGGCACAAGCTGAGGGCCCGGCAGACCCGGGCTCGGCCGGGGCCTTACTCTGCTGCCCTGGGGGATGGGGCTGGTATGGGTAGTTCTGGGGACCCCTATTCGGATCGGATGTTCTTCTACCTCCCCATGAACGAGACACCTACGTCGCCTCCCTGCCCCTCTTACAACAAGCTGTCTAGTGAACAGAACTGGGCTAACCTGAATACAGAAGAGAGCCTGGCCACCCAGAAGCAGGGCATGCTCCCTGGGCCGGGGCCCCTGCTGACTCATCCCGAGGGCCCCTACCTGGCTCAGCCCCCCCAGAACGGAGACAATGCCCTGAGTCGTCCTAGTAGCTCAGCTTCCAAGAAACAGTATGTGTAA